The window TTCGGACCAGCAGAAGGTCCGTCTCGTCCCACGGCTCGACCCGCCACAGCGCGGTCCCGAACGGACGAGCACCGAGGAGAGCCAGATCCGCGCGTTCGTTCGGGGGATCGGAAGCGAGAGGCGGCGGGCGGCGAGCGGCCCGGCGATAAGCGTCCCGGGCTCGAACTCGGACGGTCGCCCGGCGAACAGGCCGCGCACGACGGCCCAGAACGAGGCGATCCCGAGTTCGAACCAGTAGAGCGTCACGAGTGCGGCGGCGTTCCAGCCGAGCGCAACGACCCCGACGAGCGGGATCAGCGTGGTGACGGCGATCGCGAGCGCCTAGGGACGGCGTCCGCGAGCGATCCGACTCACGATCCGGAGGCGTCCGACGGAGGGCATCTGTCGGTCATTCCGCGCCACGGCACTTCGCAGGTATTCTCCTTAATTTCGTATAAACAGACGGGAGGCGTTCGGCTCAGTTTCCGGTCGGATCGCCGTCCCGGTACACGTAGAGGTACGCGAGCACGGGGACGATGGTGAACGCGAGCGTCGCGAGGAACCACGCCAACGCGCGGTCGCTCCCGCGGGCCTTCGCGTCCCGGTAGATCCAGACGGCCACCGCGAGCACGATCCCGTAGACCGCCCCGTAGTAGAGCAGCGACCGGAGCGTCTCGAACTGGAGGGAAACCGGATCCATAGCGGGCGAACGCCGTGAGAGAGAAAGAGCGTGGCGGTTCGGGATGCGGGAGCTTGTGATCCTGGGGGTCCTCTGCCCGTCCGCTCCGCCACCGGATACGCTGAGTGCTTCGCTTCGTCGCTCGCGCCGATGTCGCACGTCCGCCGCAGTCTCCGGGATCAGCACGCGAGCCGCGTCGACGTCGACGGCATCGGCGACCGCGGCTATCGCCAGGGCTGTGACTCCTCCGTCAGCTCGCCCGCGAGGTCGCGTCCCATCGCGTCCGCGGGATCGGAGACGTTCGCGAGCGCCCACATCAGCTTCACCTTCGCGGTGCCCGGGAGGGTGTCTCCCGCCTCGACGACGCCCGCGTCGAGCAGGTCGCGTCCGGTGTCGTACACGCGGTCGCACACGCGGCCTTCGAGACACTGGCTCGTCATCGCGACGACCGTGCCGTCCTCGACGAGCTCCGCGATTCGGTCGATAAGATCGGTGTGGACGTGGCCGAGGCCGGTTCCCTCGATCACCACGCCGTCTTTCCCGTCGAGGTAGTCCCACGCCGCCGGGTCCATCCCCGGCGTGAACTTGACGAGCTCCACGTCGGCGTCGAGATCGGGGTAAAAGCCGATATCGACCGACGTGTCGCCGTCACCGTCGACCGCCTTGCCGCGAGAGAGCGGGTCGCGGTTCCACTCGATCGCGGCGTCGGCCGCGTCCCCGTCAGCGCCCGCCTCGGCGGCCGCCGCGTAATCGATCAGGCCGAGCGGCTCGGCACCAACGGTCTCGAAGGCGTCCCGGCGCGAGGTGTGGTTCTTGCGCACGCGGGTGCCGCGGTGGAGCGCGCAGGCGTCGTCGGACTGCGTCGCGTGCATACACACCAGCGTCTCGGCGTGGGCGGCCTTCGCGGCCTCGACCGCACAGACCGCGTTCATCACGTTGTCGGAGGAGGGCCGGTCCGCGGAGCGCTGGCTCCCGGTGAACACGACGGGGACGGGCGAATCGAGCACGAAGGAGAGCGCGGACGCGGAGTACTGCATCGTGTCGGTGCCGTGCATCACGACGACGCCGTCGGCACCCGACTCGATCTCCTCGCGGACGGCCGTCGCGAGTTCTCGCCAGATCGACGGGTCCATGTTCTCGGAGAGGATGTTGGCGACGACCCGCCCGCGATAGTTCGCCCGCCCCGCGAGGTCGGGAACCGCCCGGAGCACGTCCTCGGCGTCGAACTGCGCGGTGACCGCCCCGGTCCTGTAGTCGACAGTAGACGCGATGGTACCCCCCGTCGAGATGAGCGAGATGGTGGGGAGATCCGAGTCGAAGGTGATCTCGGAGGCTTCGCCGCCGCCGGCGTCCGCTCCCTCGTCGACGTCACGGGCACCGGATTCGAGCACTTCCACCGCTGCCGTATCGCGGTCGATGCCGACGTTGTAGCCGCCGTCGAGCTTGACGACGAGGTGGTCGCGAGTCGTCGAGGGGAGCAGTACGCCCTCGTTCGTGACGTCCCCGCGGTCGACGCGGACGCGATCTCCCGGTTGCATACCACCCGATTCCCCGGCGGCGGACTTGAATCCAACCGTTCGGCGGTCCCGGAACCGACGCCGCCGCCAGAGAATAAAGCTTGATACCGGTTCACACGATTCAAAATGTATTTGTAGACTCGCTAGCCTAGTACTACGTGCATCCGAGGTGGTCTGCAATGGCCTTACCGCGACCAGCCAGTTCGTGGACACAGGGGCTCGACTTCCCGAGCCGACTGTTCGAATCCGGTAGCAGCGACTACGAACTGTACGAGGAGGACGACGAGTTCGTCCTCACCGTAGAACTCCCCGGGTTCGACCCCGAGGAGATCACGGCCTCGTGGGACAGCGGCGTCCTCAACGTCGCCGGCGAACACGAGGACGAGACCCGCGGGACGCGCCGGACCTACCACCGTCGATTCCGGTTCCCGAAGACGATCGACGAGGACGGCATCGAGGCGACCTACCAGAACGGCATCCTCACCGTGCGTCTCCCCGTGGTCGTCGACGCAGCGGTGACCGGCACCGAGATCGAAATCGAGAGCTGATCGGTCGGCCGCGCGGCGATCGCTCGTCCCGGCCGACGAACCCCGCCGAGTCGGACCCAGTACGCCTTTTTATCCGCACCACTGACGGTGAGCGCATGGACCGCGACGAGTTTGCCGCCAGCATCGACCACACCGTGCTCGGCCCGGAGACCACGTGGGGCGACGTCGAGACCATCCTCGACGAGGCCGCAGACCGCGGGATGAACGCCTGCGTCCCGCCCTGTTACGTCGCCGAGGCGGCGGACTACGTGAACACGCTCGAAGAGGAGATGTCCGGCGCGCTCGCGACGGTGGTCGGGTTCCCGCACGGTCAGCACGCGCCGAACGCGAAGCGAGACGAGGCGGTCGCGGCGTGGAACGACGGCGCGGACGAGATCGACGTGGTGATCAACGTCGGCCGGCTCAAGGCGGGCGCGGACGACGCCGTCGCCGCAGAGATATCCGACGTCGTCGCCGCGGTGCCGATTCCGGTGAAGGTGATACTCGAAACGGCGCTTTTGACCGACGCCGAGAAGCGCCGCGCCTGCGAGGCCGCCGTCGACGCCGACGCCGACATGGTGAAGACGTCGACGGGGTTCTCCGACGGCGGGGCGACGGCCGCAGACGTGGAGCTGATGAGCGAGTACCTCCCGGTGAAAGCCTCCGGTGGTGTCGGCTCCTACGAGGAGGCCGCTGCCATGCTCGACGCCGGTGCGGTCCGGATCGGGGCGTCCTCCGGCGTCGCCATCGTCGACGGATATCGCGGGTGATCGCCGATCTCGTTTTCTCTCTGTGAGAATCCCGTGGTGATGATTTATACGTGGCTCGCGTACTCGGTGGTATGAGCCACTCGACCACTGCGGCACAGCCCAGACTCGATGCGGCGTTCAAAGTGTTCGGCGCGGTCGGCATCCTCATCGCCGTCGTGCTCACCGTCGGAGTGCTCGCCCTGACCGATCCGTTCGGCGAGTACGTCACCGTCTCGCCGGCCGTGTTCGGGAGCCTCCTGTCTGTGGGGCTCCTCGCCGCCGTCGGCTACGCGACGTACGCGCTCCGCCGCCGCTGAGAGGGTCCGAACCGCGTCGTGAGAAGCGTGTCGACCGCCGCCGGAGCGAGGGGGTGACCGCGCACGACGACGCCGTCACTTGACGGTGTGTGAAAATATGCGGACGGAGAGGCCGAGACGGCGTTATTCGAGCGTCTGCTCGGTGACGAGGGTGTCGTCTTCGAGGTAGTGCTCGATGTGGTGGCCGTGTTCCTCGACGTCTTCGAGGATTTCGCGGAGCTGTTCTTCGGTGTTGTAATCGCCGAGGCTGTTCGCGAGCTGAATGTGTTCGCGGAGCTGTTCTGTGATGTCGCCGAATATCTCGAGGTCGTTTTCCAGCGACGTGCGGATGTCGTACGCGTCGGCGTCCTCGGGGCTCACCGGCGCGTGTTCCTCGTAGTTCGCGCCGCCGGAGAGCGGCACGCCGCCGAGCGCCTGCGCGCGCTCCGCGAGCACGTCCGCACCCGCTTCGAGGTCGGCGGCGACTTCCCCGAGGTACTCGTGGATCCCGAGGAACTCGGCGCCCTCGACGAGCCAGTGGTGTTTTTTGACCTGGTGGTAAAGGACGTACGTCGCCGCGAGATCGCTGTTGAGCGCATCGACGAGCTGCTCCGCTTTCTCTTCGGGAACGCGGAGGGCGTCGCTCTCGTGAACCTCTCCGTACCGCTGACGGGCCTGCTTTTGCGTGCTCATAGGTATATACACGTACGCGCGTAAGGTACTTAAAACCTTCCACATACTGAATAGATGTTCTAATTGTTGAAAACAAAATTTTAGAGAACGAAACGATAGTGTGGAACAGTCCACAGACATCTGCCGCGGATCGGCGTTGACGGTCGGACCACTCTCGGGTCACGGGCGATCGTCGGCCGAAACGGGCTGGCTCAACCGATCGACAGGGTCGCCCGCGAAGGGAAACGTCTTAATGGACTACGCGCGCAGTCTGTGGTGTATGAGCAACGGCGACGACGACCCGGCGGACGCCTCCGGAGAGGCCGACGCCCCGGGCGACGCGGAGGACGCGGCGGACGCCGGCGAGTCGACGGAGGCCGCCGCACCGACGCGTCCCGACGAACCGACCGAGGAGTCCCTGAACGAGTACCTCGACGAGATCGAGACGCATCTCGACGGGGCCGAGACCGAGGCCGACTTCGACGACGTCGACGCGCTCCTCGATGACGCGGAGGCGGGCGTCGAGGAGGCCGACCTCCCCGAACCGGACGAAGACGATGAGGACGCAGACGATCCGCGCGGCGACCTCGAATCGCGGATCGCGGAGCTTCGCGAGGAGGTTAAGGACGCGCGCGGCCCGTACGGTTCGGACGTTGTCGACGAGATCGAGGCGGCGGCCGAGACGCTCGACAACACCGAGTGGACCGCCGACGGCCACGCCGACGCGGCCGACGCGGTTCGGGCGTTCGTCGACGCCGCCGCCGACGCGGTAGATGTGGAGGGAGGCGACGACGCGGACGCGGTTCTCGACGCGGCCGACACAGCAGAGGCATCCGAGTCCGAGGCCGGTTCCGAGAAGCCGACCGACGCCGTTCCGGTCGAGACCCTCGTGACGGCGCTCGACGCGGTCGCGAACGCGGTTGCAGACGCTGATCTCGACGCCGACGCCGACGCAGACACCATCTCGGCGCTGCTCGACGCGGCCGACGACCTCACCGACGGTCTCGACGCCGCAGAAGAGTGGGACGACTTAGAAACCCACGAGCAGCTCCGCGCACAGGGCTACTACGACGTGCTCGGCCACTACAAGGACTACCCGGTCGAGTGGGCCGCGCTGAAGGAACACGAGACGCGCGGCAACGTCGACATGATCCTGCTCGCGCTCGACTCGCTCACCTCCGATTTCATGGAGCGGCATTGCCTCGAAGCGCTCGAACGGATGGGTAAGCGCGGGAAGACGGAGGCGTCCCTCGAAGAGCTGCTCGGCCGCGCCGAGAAACGCGACCAGTTCGCCATCCGCATCCTCGGGAAGATGGCCGCAACGGAGGCGACGGAGACGCTCGTCGAGTTCGTCCCCGAAGACTCGAACCCGCAGCTACAGAAGGCGGCGTTCAAGGCGCTCGGCGAAATCGGCGCTCCCGAGGCCGTTCAACCGCTCGCGAATCAGCTCGCGGCCGACAGCGATACCGACGACCTCGTCCAACCGCTCGCGGCCAGAGCGCTGGGTCTCATCGGCGACACTCGCGCCGTCGATCCCCTCGCAGACGTGCTCGCGGCCGACGACCGCGACGACGACCTCCGCGCCGCCGCCGGCTGGGCGCTCCGACAGATCGGAACCCGAGAGGCGCTCGAAGCGGTCGCCGACCACGCGGACGAACACTCGTTCGTCGTCTCGACGGAAGGCGAGAAGGCCAAGCGCTCGCTCGACGCGGCGGCCGCGACCGCCTAACGCCGGACGTTCCGGTCCCTCCGCTTTTTATCCGATGCCGCAGGAACCGACGACGTGCGTTCCCACCCACCGATCGGTTCGAGCGTCGCCGGTCGATGGCCGCCCGTCGTCGTGCTCGCGCTGTTCGTCTGCGTCGCTGTCGGCGGTGCTCCGTCGGTCGCTGTGGCCGCCGTCGGTCCGCCGGCCGCAGACGGAACCGCAGACGCCGGCGACGCCGCGACACGCAACGCATCCGCGCGCCCGACAGCACCGGCGATCGTCGAACTGTACCCCAATCCGACGACCGAGCGGGACCGCGGCGAGTACCTCGTCGTCGCCCTCCCGTCGCGGGGGAACTGGTCGCTCTCGGACGGCTATCACGAGGCGTCGATTCCGTCGAACGCGAGCGGGACCGTCGCGCTGTCCGCGGACCCCGAACGGAGCGCCGCGTTCCTGACCGACGGCCCGGCGGCCGACGACCGGGGACAGGTCGATCTCCACCGACTCGACGGTCACTTTCCGCTGTCGGCCTCAGGTGACAGGATCGAACTCCGGCACAACGGCGTTCCCGTCGACGTCGTCGAGTACGACCGCGTCAGCGACGGACACCGTTGGCGAGCGGACTGGGGCGAGTGGCGGCCGCGCGGGTACGACCCCAGAGCCCCGGTCCGGATAGGTGACGCGAGCGTGACTCCGTTCGTCCTCCCGGACAGCTCGGACGTCCCCGTCAGCGCCCTGCGAGGGGCAGACGATCGGCTGCTGCTCGCGGGGTACACCCTCGAATCGAATCGGATCGCAGACGCGCTCGTCGCCGCCGCCGACCGCGGCGTCGCGGTCCGCGTCCTGCTCGAAGGCTCGCCGGTTGGCGGCTTCTCGGCGCGGAGTGCGCGCCTCGTCGACCGACTCGTCGCCGCCGGCGTCGAGGTCCGGATCCTCGACGGCGACGCGGAGCGGTTCCGCTTCCACCACGCCAAGTACGCGGTCGCCGACGACCGCGCGGTCGTGCTCACGGAGAACTGGAAGGCGTCGGGCACGGGCGGGCGAACTAACCGCGGGTGGGGCGTCGTCGCCGAGCCGACAGCGAACGGCGGGTCCCGGTCCGGACCGAACCTGTCGCCTTCCGCGGCCGACGACCTCGCGGCGCTGTTTCGCGCGGACGCCGCCGCCGTCGACGCTCGCCCGTGGAGGGAGTTCAAGGCGGACACCGAGTTCCACGAATCGGGACGAGCGAACGACACGTATCCCACCCGGTTCGAACCGCCCGCGCCCGCCCGGGCCGACGTGACGCTTCTCACCGCCCCGGGCAACGCGGCCGATCGGATCGTCGCCCGGATCGACGCCGCAGACGACCGAGTCCTCGCCGTGGTTCCGCGAACGGGCGGGCAGAACGACCGGATCGTCCGCGCGCTCCGGCGAGCGGCCGACCGCGGCGTCGACGTTCACCTCCTCCTCTCGGGTGCGTGGTACGACCGCGAGGAGAATCAGGAACTGGTCGCGACGCTCGAATCGGAGCCGATCGCGGTCGCCGTCTCGGAGCCGCGGGGGAGGTACGGAAAGATCCACGCGAAGGGCCTCGTCGTCGACGACGCCGCTATCGTCGGCAGCCTCAACTGGAACGAAGCCGCGGCGGCGGAGAATCGCGAGGTACTGCTAGCCGTCGACGACGCCGGAGTCGCCGACTTCTACGCCCGGGCGTACGCCGCCGACTGGCGCGGCGGCGGGATACACCTCCCGATCGGACTCCTCGCGGGACTCGGCGTCGCGGGCGTCGGAGCGGGGGTCGCGGCC is drawn from Halorubrum sp. BV1 and contains these coding sequences:
- a CDS encoding Hsp20/alpha crystallin family protein; protein product: MALPRPASSWTQGLDFPSRLFESGSSDYELYEEDDEFVLTVELPGFDPEEITASWDSGVLNVAGEHEDETRGTRRTYHRRFRFPKTIDEDGIEATYQNGILTVRLPVVVDAAVTGTEIEIES
- the gatD gene encoding Glu-tRNA(Gln) amidotransferase subunit GatD gives rise to the protein MQPGDRVRVDRGDVTNEGVLLPSTTRDHLVVKLDGGYNVGIDRDTAAVEVLESGARDVDEGADAGGGEASEITFDSDLPTISLISTGGTIASTVDYRTGAVTAQFDAEDVLRAVPDLAGRANYRGRVVANILSENMDPSIWRELATAVREEIESGADGVVVMHGTDTMQYSASALSFVLDSPVPVVFTGSQRSADRPSSDNVMNAVCAVEAAKAAHAETLVCMHATQSDDACALHRGTRVRKNHTSRRDAFETVGAEPLGLIDYAAAAEAGADGDAADAAIEWNRDPLSRGKAVDGDGDTSVDIGFYPDLDADVELVKFTPGMDPAAWDYLDGKDGVVIEGTGLGHVHTDLIDRIAELVEDGTVVAMTSQCLEGRVCDRVYDTGRDLLDAGVVEAGDTLPGTAKVKLMWALANVSDPADAMGRDLAGELTEESQPWR
- the dpsA gene encoding DNA starvation/stationary phase protection protein DpsA, giving the protein MSTQKQARQRYGEVHESDALRVPEEKAEQLVDALNSDLAATYVLYHQVKKHHWLVEGAEFLGIHEYLGEVAADLEAGADVLAERAQALGGVPLSGGANYEEHAPVSPEDADAYDIRTSLENDLEIFGDITEQLREHIQLANSLGDYNTEEQLREILEDVEEHGHHIEHYLEDDTLVTEQTLE
- the deoC gene encoding deoxyribose-phosphate aldolase; protein product: MDRDEFAASIDHTVLGPETTWGDVETILDEAADRGMNACVPPCYVAEAADYVNTLEEEMSGALATVVGFPHGQHAPNAKRDEAVAAWNDGADEIDVVINVGRLKAGADDAVAAEISDVVAAVPIPVKVILETALLTDAEKRRACEAAVDADADMVKTSTGFSDGGATAADVELMSEYLPVKASGGVGSYEEAAAMLDAGAVRIGASSGVAIVDGYRG
- a CDS encoding HEAT repeat domain-containing protein, with protein sequence MSNGDDDPADASGEADAPGDAEDAADAGESTEAAAPTRPDEPTEESLNEYLDEIETHLDGAETEADFDDVDALLDDAEAGVEEADLPEPDEDDEDADDPRGDLESRIAELREEVKDARGPYGSDVVDEIEAAAETLDNTEWTADGHADAADAVRAFVDAAADAVDVEGGDDADAVLDAADTAEASESEAGSEKPTDAVPVETLVTALDAVANAVADADLDADADADTISALLDAADDLTDGLDAAEEWDDLETHEQLRAQGYYDVLGHYKDYPVEWAALKEHETRGNVDMILLALDSLTSDFMERHCLEALERMGKRGKTEASLEELLGRAEKRDQFAIRILGKMAATEATETLVEFVPEDSNPQLQKAAFKALGEIGAPEAVQPLANQLAADSDTDDLVQPLAARALGLIGDTRAVDPLADVLAADDRDDDLRAAAGWALRQIGTREALEAVADHADEHSFVVSTEGEKAKRSLDAAAATA
- a CDS encoding phospholipase D-like domain-containing protein; amino-acid sequence: MLALFVCVAVGGAPSVAVAAVGPPAADGTADAGDAATRNASARPTAPAIVELYPNPTTERDRGEYLVVALPSRGNWSLSDGYHEASIPSNASGTVALSADPERSAAFLTDGPAADDRGQVDLHRLDGHFPLSASGDRIELRHNGVPVDVVEYDRVSDGHRWRADWGEWRPRGYDPRAPVRIGDASVTPFVLPDSSDVPVSALRGADDRLLLAGYTLESNRIADALVAAADRGVAVRVLLEGSPVGGFSARSARLVDRLVAAGVEVRILDGDAERFRFHHAKYAVADDRAVVLTENWKASGTGGRTNRGWGVVAEPTANGGSRSGPNLSPSAADDLAALFRADAAAVDARPWREFKADTEFHESGRANDTYPTRFEPPAPARADVTLLTAPGNAADRIVARIDAADDRVLAVVPRTGGQNDRIVRALRRAADRGVDVHLLLSGAWYDREENQELVATLESEPIAVAVSEPRGRYGKIHAKGLVVDDAAIVGSLNWNEAAAAENREVLLAVDDAGVADFYARAYAADWRGGGIHLPIGLLAGLGVAGVGAGVAARREVRFA